Proteins from a single region of Anastrepha ludens isolate Willacy chromosome 5, idAnaLude1.1, whole genome shotgun sequence:
- the LOC128865433 gene encoding WD repeat domain phosphoinositide-interacting protein 2 isoform X2, with protein sequence MATSGYQLDFNQDFTSVYVLDGSDGFRIFNINSCDEVEEIYAEHSEHIILVERLFNSSLLVMVTAEKPHCLQMVHFKKNQKICNCVYPTKIISIRMNRARLIVCLSESIHIHDIRDMKMLYAIEDLPPNELGVCSLSCNSLLAFPVCHSTGMLALYNTSKLEWGLTIDAHKSKLSAINFSPNSLLLATASERGTVIRLFNVKNGQRLQEFRRGVKRCVDIASLVFSVSGQFICITSNTETVHIFKIDERTDAAMKAVKDAAAVKRLGKAEQQQTVEEPVAATTWSNSFTRAVTSYILPTQVSDVLAQDRAFATVVLAQPGMRHVCGLTFVKKELKVLVASEEGFLYIHEFNADLGGVCKLQAVHDLRGALDGVEELSLSDNGDKMSPGSSNKEANRSTVPTTSTVDANQSDSTPKNTTTPTTSGRNISSEATSEKSDTTSCMIEYPCPLPENLYATSEKSDGAGCMIEYPYPLQDNSYADILKGRQPADRAKENPAEYRKAVIKSAFLDEHHFPPVSYARRFWTPKRRNEGDRFAAAAKA encoded by the exons tTCAGTTTACGTTCTGGACGGTAGCGAtggttttcgcattttcaaCATCAATAGTTGTGACGAGGTCGAGGAAATCTACGCCGAGCACTCTGAGCATATTATTCTAGTCGAGCGCCTATTCAACAGCTCTCTACTAGTGATGGTCACTGCCGAGAAGCCGCACTGCTTGCAAATGGTGCACTTTAAGAAGAATCAGAAAATCTGCAATTGTGTCTACCCCACGAAAATAATCAGCATACGCATGAATCGTGCACGTTTGATTGTttgcctctcagagagcatacACATTCATGATATACGTGACATGAAGATGCTGTATGCCATTGAGGATCTTCCACCCAATGAGCTCGGTGTGTGCTCACTTTCGTGCAATTCGCTCTTGGCATTCCCCGTTTGTCACTCCACTGGCATGCTGGCACTCTACAATACATCCAAACTGGAGTGGGGTCTCACGATTGATGCTCATAAGAGCAAATTGTCGGCAATTAATTTCTCGCCCAATAGCCTACTGTTGGCGACCGCCTCAGAGCGCGGCACTGTGATACGTCTGTTTAATGTGAAGAATGGCCAGCGCTTGCAGGAGTTCCGACGCGGCGTGAAACGTTGTGTAGACATAGCGTCGTTGGTGTTTTCGGTTAGTGGACAATTTATTTGTATCACCTCCAATACGGAAACGGTGCACATATTCAAGATTGACGAGAGAACAG ATGCAGCTATGAAAGCGGTGAAGGATGCTGCTGCTGTTAAGCGATTGGGGAAGGCGGAACAGCAGCAGACAGTTGAAGAGCCGGTGGCAGCGACGACCTGGTCCAACAGCTTTACGAGGGCGGTAACGTCATATATTTTGCCAACACAAGTGAGCGATGTGCTCGCGCAGGATCGCGCTTTCGCTACGGTGGTGCTGGCACAGCCGGGTATGCGCCATGTATGTGGGTTGACGTTCGTGAAAAAGGAACTGAAGGTGCTGGTCGCCAGCGAAGAAGGTTTCCTCTACATACACGAATTCAATGCGGACCTTGGTGGTGTGTGCAAGTTACAGGCGGTGCATGATTTGCGCGGCGCCCTGGATGGTGTCGAAG AGCTCAGTCTTAGCGACAACGGAGACAAAATGTCGCCCGGTTCGTCCAATAAGGAGGCAAATAGAAGTACCGTACCAACCACAAGCACTGTCGATGCTAATCAAAGTGATAGCACaccaaaaaatacaacaacaccaacaacttcAGGTAGAAATATCAGCAGTGAGGCGACGAGTGAAAAGAGCGACACTACGAGTTGTATGATAGAATATCCATGTCCGTTGCCGGAGAACTTATATGCGACGAGTGAAAAGAGCGACGGTGCGGGTTGTATGATAGAATATCCATATCCGTTGCAGGACAACTCATATGCAGACATATTGAAAGGACGCCAGCCGGCCGATCGCGCAAAAG AAAACCCTGCCGAATACCGTAAGGCCGTCATAAAAAGTGCATTTTTGGATGAGCATCATTTTCCGCCAGTGTCCTATGCAAGGCGCTTTTGGACACCAAAGCGGAGGAACGAAGGGGACCGTTTTGCCGCCGCTGCGAAAGCTTAA
- the LOC128865433 gene encoding WD repeat domain phosphoinositide-interacting protein 2 isoform X1, with protein sequence MATSGYQLDFNQDFTSVYVLDGSDGFRIFNINSCDEVEEIYAEHSEHIILVERLFNSSLLVMVTAEKPHCLQMVHFKKNQKICNCVYPTKIISIRMNRARLIVCLSESIHIHDIRDMKMLYAIEDLPPNELGVCSLSCNSLLAFPVCHSTGMLALYNTSKLEWGLTIDAHKSKLSAINFSPNSLLLATASERGTVIRLFNVKNGQRLQEFRRGVKRCVDIASLVFSVSGQFICITSNTETVHIFKIDERTDAAMKAVKDAAAVKRLGKAEQQQTVEEPVAATTWSNSFTRAVTSYILPTQVSDVLAQDRAFATVVLAQPGMRHVCGLTFVKKELKVLVASEEGFLYIHEFNADLGGVCKLQAVHDLRGALDGVEELSLSDNGDKMSPGSSNKEANRSTVPTTSTVDANQSDSTPKNTTTPTTSGRNISSEATSEKSDTTSCMIEYPCPLPENLYATSEKSDGAGCMIEYPYPLQDNSYADILKGRQPADRAKVCSISENPAEYRKAVIKSAFLDEHHFPPVSYARRFWTPKRRNEGDRFAAAAKA encoded by the exons tTCAGTTTACGTTCTGGACGGTAGCGAtggttttcgcattttcaaCATCAATAGTTGTGACGAGGTCGAGGAAATCTACGCCGAGCACTCTGAGCATATTATTCTAGTCGAGCGCCTATTCAACAGCTCTCTACTAGTGATGGTCACTGCCGAGAAGCCGCACTGCTTGCAAATGGTGCACTTTAAGAAGAATCAGAAAATCTGCAATTGTGTCTACCCCACGAAAATAATCAGCATACGCATGAATCGTGCACGTTTGATTGTttgcctctcagagagcatacACATTCATGATATACGTGACATGAAGATGCTGTATGCCATTGAGGATCTTCCACCCAATGAGCTCGGTGTGTGCTCACTTTCGTGCAATTCGCTCTTGGCATTCCCCGTTTGTCACTCCACTGGCATGCTGGCACTCTACAATACATCCAAACTGGAGTGGGGTCTCACGATTGATGCTCATAAGAGCAAATTGTCGGCAATTAATTTCTCGCCCAATAGCCTACTGTTGGCGACCGCCTCAGAGCGCGGCACTGTGATACGTCTGTTTAATGTGAAGAATGGCCAGCGCTTGCAGGAGTTCCGACGCGGCGTGAAACGTTGTGTAGACATAGCGTCGTTGGTGTTTTCGGTTAGTGGACAATTTATTTGTATCACCTCCAATACGGAAACGGTGCACATATTCAAGATTGACGAGAGAACAG ATGCAGCTATGAAAGCGGTGAAGGATGCTGCTGCTGTTAAGCGATTGGGGAAGGCGGAACAGCAGCAGACAGTTGAAGAGCCGGTGGCAGCGACGACCTGGTCCAACAGCTTTACGAGGGCGGTAACGTCATATATTTTGCCAACACAAGTGAGCGATGTGCTCGCGCAGGATCGCGCTTTCGCTACGGTGGTGCTGGCACAGCCGGGTATGCGCCATGTATGTGGGTTGACGTTCGTGAAAAAGGAACTGAAGGTGCTGGTCGCCAGCGAAGAAGGTTTCCTCTACATACACGAATTCAATGCGGACCTTGGTGGTGTGTGCAAGTTACAGGCGGTGCATGATTTGCGCGGCGCCCTGGATGGTGTCGAAG AGCTCAGTCTTAGCGACAACGGAGACAAAATGTCGCCCGGTTCGTCCAATAAGGAGGCAAATAGAAGTACCGTACCAACCACAAGCACTGTCGATGCTAATCAAAGTGATAGCACaccaaaaaatacaacaacaccaacaacttcAGGTAGAAATATCAGCAGTGAGGCGACGAGTGAAAAGAGCGACACTACGAGTTGTATGATAGAATATCCATGTCCGTTGCCGGAGAACTTATATGCGACGAGTGAAAAGAGCGACGGTGCGGGTTGTATGATAGAATATCCATATCCGTTGCAGGACAACTCATATGCAGACATATTGAAAGGACGCCAGCCGGCCGATCGCGCAAAAG TTTGTTCAATTTCAGAAAACCCTGCCGAATACCGTAAGGCCGTCATAAAAAGTGCATTTTTGGATGAGCATCATTTTCCGCCAGTGTCCTATGCAAGGCGCTTTTGGACACCAAAGCGGAGGAACGAAGGGGACCGTTTTGCCGCCGCTGCGAAAGCTTAA